In Pongo abelii isolate AG06213 chromosome 5, NHGRI_mPonAbe1-v2.0_pri, whole genome shotgun sequence, a single genomic region encodes these proteins:
- the AKAP12 gene encoding A-kinase anchor protein 12 isoform X3 yields the protein MPWWSKLCIGQRDSEDVSERDTDKEMAAKSAVVHDVTDDGQEETPEIIEQIPSSESNLEELTQPTESQANDIGFKKVFKFVGFKFTVKKDKTEKPDTVQLLTVKKDEGEGAAGAGDHQDPSLGAGEAASKESEPKQSTEKPEETLKREQSHTEISPPAESGQAVEECKEEGEEKQEKEPSKSAESPTSPMTSETGSTFKKFFTQGWAGWRKKTSFRKPKEDEVEASEKKKEQEPEKVDTEEDGKAEVASEKLTASEQAHPQEPAESAHEPRLSAEYEKVELPSEEQVSGSQGPSEEKPAPLATEVFDEKIEIHQEEVVAEVHVSTVEERTKEQKTEVEETAGSVPAEELVEMDAEPQEAEPAKELVKLKETCVSGEDPTQGADLSPDEKVLSKPPEGVVSEVEMLSSQERMKVQGSPLKKLFTSTGLKKLSGKKQKGKRGGGDEESGEHTQVPADSPDSHEEQKGESSASSPEEPEEITCLEKGLAEVQQDGEAEEGATSDGEKKREGVTPWASFKKMVTPKKRVRRPSESDKEDELDKVKSATLSSTESAASEMQEEMKGSVEEPKPEEPKRKVDTSVSWEALICVGSSKKRARKGSSSDEEGGPKAMGGDHQKADEAGKDKETGTDGILAGSQEHDPGQGSSSPEQAGSPTEGEGVSTWESFKRLVTPRKKSKSKLEEKSEDSIAGSGVEHSTPDAEPGKEESWVSIKKLIPGRRKKRPDGKQEQAPVEDAGPTGANEDDSDVPAVVPLSEYDAVEKEKMEAQQAQKSAEQPEQKAAAEVSKELSESQAHMMAAAVVDGMRAATIIEERSPSWISASVTEPLEQVEAEAAPLTEEVLEREVIAEEEPPTVTEPLPENREVRGDTVVSEAELTPEAVTAAETAGPLGAEEGTEASAAEETAEMVSAVSQLTDSPDTTEEATPVQEVEGGVPDIEEQERRTQEVLQAVAEKVKEESQLPGTSGPEDALQPVQRAEAERPEEDAEAPGLKKETDVVLKVDAQEAKTEHFTQGKVVGQTTPESFEKAPQVTESIESSELVTTCQAKTLAGVKSQEMVMEQAIPPDSVETPTDSETDGSTPIADFDTPGTTQKDEIVEIHEENEVASGTQSGGTEAEAVPAQKERPPAPSSFVFQEETKEQSKMEDTLEHTDKEVSVETVSILSKTEGPQEAGQYADEKTKDVPFVEGLEGSIDTGITVSQEKVTEVALKDEGTEEAECKKDDALELQSHAKSAPSPMEREMVVQVEREKTEAEPTHVNEEKLEHETAVTVSEEVSKQLLQTVNVPIIDGAKEVSSLEGSPPPCLGQEEAVCTKIQVQSSEASFTLTAAAEEEKVLGETANILETGETLEPAGAHFVLEEKSSEKNEDFAAHPGEDAVPTGPECQAKSTPVIVSATTEKGLSSDLEGEKTTSLKWKSDEVDEQVACQEVKVSVAIEEDLEPENGILELETKSSKLVQNIIQTAVDQFVRTEETATEMLMSELQTQAHVIKADNQDAGQETEKEREEPQASAQDETPITSAKEESESTAVGQAHSDISKDMSEASEKTTTVEVEGSTVNDQQLEEVILPSEEEGDGAGTKSVPEDDGHALLAERIEKSLVEPKEDEKGDDVDDPENQNSALADTDASGGLTKESPDTNGPKQKEKEDAQEAELQEGKVHSESDKAITPQAQEELQKQERESAKSELTES from the exons ATGCCCTGGTGGAGTAAACTCTGCA TTGGACAGAGAGACTCTGAAGATGTGAGCGAAAGAGACACCGATAAAGAGATGGCTGCTAAGTCAGCAGTTGTTCACGACGTCACAGATGATGGGCAGGAGGAGACGCCCGAAATAATCGAACAGATTCCTTCTTCAGAAAGCAATTTAGAAGAGCTAACACAACCCACTGAGTCCCAGGCTAATGATATTGGATTTAAGAAGGTGTTTAAGTTTGTTGGCTTTAAATTCACTGTGAAAAAGGATAAGACAGAGAAGCCTGACACTGTCCAGCTACTCACTGTGAAAAAAGATGAAGGGGAAGGAGCAGCCGGGGCTGGCGACCACCAGGACCCCAGCCTTGGGGCTGGAGAAGCAGCATCCAAAGAAAGCGAACCCAAACAATCTACAGAGAAACCCGAAGAGACCCTGAAGCGCGAGCAAAGCCACACGGAAATTTCTCCCCCAGCCGAATCTGGCCAAGCAGTGGAGGAAtgcaaagaggaaggagaagagaaacaagaaaaagagccCAGCAAGTCTGCAGAATCTCCGACTAGTCCCATGACCAGTGAAACGGGATCGACCTTCAAAAAATTCTTCACTCAAGGTTGGGCCGGCTGGCGCAAAAAGACCAGTTTCAGGAAGCCGAAGGAGGATGAAGTGGAAGcctcagagaagaaaaaggaacaagagCCAGAAAAAGTAGACACAGAAGAAGAcggaaaggcagaggttgcctcCGAGAAACTGACCGCCTCCGAGCAAGCCCACCCACAGGAGCCAGCGGAAAGTGCCCACGAGCCCCGGTTATCAGCTGAATATGAGAAAGTCGAGCTGCCCTCAGAGGAGCAAGTCAGTGGCTCGCAGGGACCTTCTGAAGAGAAACCTGCTCCGTTGGCGACAGAAGTGTTTGATGAGAAAATAGAAATCCACCAAGAAGAGGTTGTGGCCGAAGTCCACGTCAGCACCGTGGAGGAGAGAACCAAGGAGCAGAAAACGGAGGTGGAAGAAACAGCAGGGTCTGTGCCAGCTGAAGAGTTGGTTGAAATGGATGCAGAACCTCAGGAAGCCGAACCTGCCAAGGAGCTGGTGAAGCTCAAAGAAACGTGTGTTTCCGGAGAGGACCCTACACAGGGAGCTGACCTCAGTCCTGATGAGAAGGTGCTGTCCAAACCCCCCGAAGGCGTTGTGAGTGAGGTGGAAATGCTGTCATCACAGGAGAGAATGAAGGTGCAGGGAAGTCCACTAAAGAAGCTTTTTACCAGCACCGGCTTAAAAAAGCTttctggaaagaaacagaaagggaaaagaggaggaggagacgaGGAATCAGGGGAGCACACTCAGGTTCCAGCCGATTCTCCGGACAGCCATGAGGAGCAAAAGGGCGAGAGCTCTGCCTCATCCCCTGAGGAGCCCGAGGAGATCACGTGTCTGGAAAAGGGCTTAGCCGAGGTGCAGCAGGATGGGGAAGCTGAAGAAGGCGCTACTTCcgatggagagaaaaaaagagaaggtgtCACTCCCTGGGCATCATTCAAAAAGATGGTGACGCCCAAGAAGCGCGTTAGACGGCCTTCGGAAAGCGATAAAGAAGATGAGCTGGACAAGGTCAAGAGTGCTACCTTGTCTTCCACCGAGAGCGCAGCCTCTGAAatgcaagaagaaatgaaagggaGCGTGGAAGAGCCAAAGCCAGAAGAACCGAAGCGCAAGGTGGATACCTCAGTATCTTGGGAAGCTTTAATTTGTGTGGGATCATCCAAGAAAAGAGCAAGGAAAGGGTCCTCTTCTGATGAGGAAGGGGGACCAAAAGCAATGGGAGGAGACCACCAGAAAGCCGATGAGGCCGGAAAAGACAAAGAGACGGGGACAGACGGGATCCTTGCTGGTTCCCAAGAACATGATCCAGGGCAGGGAAGTTCCTCCCCCGAGCAAGCTGGAAGCCCTACCGAAGGGGAGGGCGTTTCCACCTGGGAGTCATTTAAAAGGTTAGTCacaccaagaaaaaaatcaaagtccaAGCTGGAAGAGAAAAGCGAAGACTCCATAGCTGGGTCTGGTGTAGAACATTCCACTCCAGATGCCGAACCCGGGAAAGAAGAATCTTGGGTCTCAATCAAGAAGTTGATTCCCGGACGAAGGAAGAAAAGGCCAGATGGGAAACAAGAACAAGCCCCTGTTGAAGACGCAGGGCCAACAGGGGCCAACGAAGATGACTCTGATGTCCCGGCCGTGGTCCCTCTGTCTGAGTATGATGCtgtagaaaaggagaaaatggaggCACAGCAAGCCCAAAAAAGCGCAGAGCAGCCCGAGCAGAAGGCAGCCGCTGAGGTGTCCAAGGAGCTCAGCGAGAGTCAGGCTCATATGATGGCAGCGGCTGTCGTTGACGGGATGAGGGCAGCTACCATTATTGAAGAAAGGTCTCCTTCTTGGATATCTGCTTCAGTGACAGAACCTCTTGAACAAGTAGAAGCTGAAGCCGCACCATTAACTGAGGAGGTATTGGAAAGAGAAGTAATTGCAGAAGAAGAACCCCCCACGGTTACCGAACCTCTGCCAGAGAACAGAGAGGTCCGGGGCGACACGGTCGTTAGCGAGGCGGAATTGACCCCCGAAGCTGTGACAGCTGCAGAAACTGCAGGGCCATTGGGTGCCGAAGAAGGAACCGAAGCATCTGCTGCTGAAGAGACCGCAGAAATGGTGTCAGCAGTCTCTCAGTTAACCGACTCCCCAGACACCACAGAGGAGGCCACTCCGGTGCAGGAGGTGGAAGGTGGTGTACCTGACATAGAAGAGCAAGAGAGGCGGACTCAAGAGGTCCTCCAGGCAGTGGCAGAAAAAGTGAAAGAGGAATCCCAGCTGCCTGGCACCAGTGGGCCGGAAGACGCGCTTCAGCCTGTGCAGAGAGCAGAGGCAGAAAGACCAGAAGAGGATGCTGAAGCGCCAGGTCTGAAGAAAGAGACGGATGTAGTGTTGAAAGTAGATGCTCAGGAGGCAAAAACTGAGCATTTTACACAAGGGAAGGTGGTGGGGCAGACCACCCCAGAAAGCTTTGAAAAAGCTCCTCAAGTCACAGAGAGCATAGAGTCCAGTGAGCTTGTAACCACTTGTCAAGCCAAAACCTTAGCTGGGGTAAAATCACAGGAGATGGTGATGGAACAGGCTATCCCCCCTGACTCGGTGGAAACCCCTACAGACAGTGAGACCGATGGAAGCACCCCCATAGCAGACTTTGACACGCCAGGCACAACCCAAAAAGACGAGATTGTGGAAATCCATGAGGAGAATGAGGTCGCATCTGGTACCCAGTCAGGGGGCACAGAAGCAGAGGCAGTTCCTGCACAGAAAGAGAGGCCTCCAGCACCTTCCAGTTTTGTGTTCCAGGAAGAAACTAAAGAACAATCAAAGATGGAAGACACTCTAGAGCATACAGATAAAGAGGTGTCGGTGGAAACTGTATCCATTCTGTCAAAGACTGAGGGGCCTCAAGAGGCTGGCCAGTATGCTGATGAGAAAACCAAAGACGTACCATTTGTCGAAGGACTTGAGGGGTCTATAGACACAGGCATAACAGTCAGTCAGGAAAAGGTCACTGAAGTTGCCCTTAAAGATGAAGGGACAGAAGAAGCTGAATGTAAAAAGGATGATGCTCTTGAACTGCAGAGTCATGCTAAGTCTGCTCCATCCCCCATGGAGAGAGAGATGGTAGTTCAAGTCGAAagggagaaaacagaagcagagccAACCCATGTGAATGAAGAGAAGCTTGAGCACGAAACAGCTGTTACCGTATCTGAAGAGGTCAGTAAGCAGCTCCTCCAGACAGTGAATGTGCCCATCATAGATGGGGCAAAGGAagtcagcagtttggaaggaagCCCTCCTCCCTGCCTAGGTCAAGAGGAGGCAGTGTGCACCAAAATTCAAGTTCAGAGCTCTGAGGCATCGTTCACTCTAACAGCTGCTGCAGAGGAGGAAAAGGTCTTAGGAGAAACTGCCAACATTTTAGAAACAGGTGAAACGTtggagcctgcaggtgcacattTCGTTCTGGAAGAGAAATCctctgaaaaaaatgaagactttGCCGCTCATCCAGGGGAAGATGCTGTGCCCACAGGGCCCGAGTGTCAGGCAAAATCGACACCAGTGATAGTATCTGCTACTACCGAAAAAGGCTTAAGTTCCGACCTGGAAGGAGAGAAAACCACATCACTGAAGTGGAAGTCAGATGAAGTCGATGAGCAGGTTGCTTGCCAGGAGGTCAAAGTGAGTGTAGCAATTGAGGAGGATTTAGAGCCTGAAAATGGGATTTTGGAACTTGAGACCAAAAGCAGTAAACTTGTCCAAAACATCATTCAGACAGCCGTTGACCAGTTTGTACGTACAGAAGAAACAGCCACTGAAATGTTGATGTCTGAGTTACAGACACAAGCTCACGTGATAAAAGCTGACAACCAGGACGCTGGacaggaaacagagaaagaaagagaggaaccTCAGGCCTCTGCACAGGATGAAACACCAATTACTTCAGCCAAAGAGGAGTCAGAGTCAACGGCAGTGGGACAAGCACATTCTGATATTTCCAAAGACATGAGTGAAGCCTCAGAAAAGACCACGACTGTTGAGGTAGAAGGTTCCACTGTAAATGATCAGCAGCTGGAAGAGGTCATCCTCCCATCTGAGGAAGAGGGAGATGGAGCTGGAACAAAGTCTGTGCCAGAAGATGATGGTCATGCCTTGTTAGCAGAAAGAATAGAGAAGTCACTAGTTGAACCGAAAGAAGATGAAAAAGGTGACGATGTTGATGATCCTGAAAACCAGAACTCAGCCCTGGCTGATACTGATGCCTCAGGAGGCTTAACCAAAGAGTCCCCAGATACAAATGgaccaaaacaaaaagagaaggagGATGCCCAGGAAGCAGAATTGCAGGAAGGAAAAGTGCACAGTGAATCAGATAAAGCGATCACACCCCAAGCACAGGAGGAGTTACAGAAACAAGAGAGAGAATCTGCAAAGTCAGAACTTACAGAATCTTAA
- the AKAP12 gene encoding A-kinase anchor protein 12 isoform X4, translated as MVGQRDSEDVSERDTDKEMAAKSAVVHDVTDDGQEETPEIIEQIPSSESNLEELTQPTESQANDIGFKKVFKFVGFKFTVKKDKTEKPDTVQLLTVKKDEGEGAAGAGDHQDPSLGAGEAASKESEPKQSTEKPEETLKREQSHTEISPPAESGQAVEECKEEGEEKQEKEPSKSAESPTSPMTSETGSTFKKFFTQGWAGWRKKTSFRKPKEDEVEASEKKKEQEPEKVDTEEDGKAEVASEKLTASEQAHPQEPAESAHEPRLSAEYEKVELPSEEQVSGSQGPSEEKPAPLATEVFDEKIEIHQEEVVAEVHVSTVEERTKEQKTEVEETAGSVPAEELVEMDAEPQEAEPAKELVKLKETCVSGEDPTQGADLSPDEKVLSKPPEGVVSEVEMLSSQERMKVQGSPLKKLFTSTGLKKLSGKKQKGKRGGGDEESGEHTQVPADSPDSHEEQKGESSASSPEEPEEITCLEKGLAEVQQDGEAEEGATSDGEKKREGVTPWASFKKMVTPKKRVRRPSESDKEDELDKVKSATLSSTESAASEMQEEMKGSVEEPKPEEPKRKVDTSVSWEALICVGSSKKRARKGSSSDEEGGPKAMGGDHQKADEAGKDKETGTDGILAGSQEHDPGQGSSSPEQAGSPTEGEGVSTWESFKRLVTPRKKSKSKLEEKSEDSIAGSGVEHSTPDAEPGKEESWVSIKKLIPGRRKKRPDGKQEQAPVEDAGPTGANEDDSDVPAVVPLSEYDAVEKEKMEAQQAQKSAEQPEQKAAAEVSKELSESQAHMMAAAVVDGMRAATIIEERSPSWISASVTEPLEQVEAEAAPLTEEVLEREVIAEEEPPTVTEPLPENREVRGDTVVSEAELTPEAVTAAETAGPLGAEEGTEASAAEETAEMVSAVSQLTDSPDTTEEATPVQEVEGGVPDIEEQERRTQEVLQAVAEKVKEESQLPGTSGPEDALQPVQRAEAERPEEDAEAPGLKKETDVVLKVDAQEAKTEHFTQGKVVGQTTPESFEKAPQVTESIESSELVTTCQAKTLAGVKSQEMVMEQAIPPDSVETPTDSETDGSTPIADFDTPGTTQKDEIVEIHEENEVASGTQSGGTEAEAVPAQKERPPAPSSFVFQEETKEQSKMEDTLEHTDKEVSVETVSILSKTEGPQEAGQYADEKTKDVPFVEGLEGSIDTGITVSQEKVTEVALKDEGTEEAECKKDDALELQSHAKSAPSPMEREMVVQVEREKTEAEPTHVNEEKLEHETAVTVSEEVSKQLLQTVNVPIIDGAKEVSSLEGSPPPCLGQEEAVCTKIQVQSSEASFTLTAAAEEEKVLGETANILETGETLEPAGAHFVLEEKSSEKNEDFAAHPGEDAVPTGPECQAKSTPVIVSATTEKGLSSDLEGEKTTSLKWKSDEVDEQVACQEVKVSVAIEEDLEPENGILELETKSSKLVQNIIQTAVDQFVRTEETATEMLMSELQTQAHVIKADNQDAGQETEKEREEPQASAQDETPITSAKEESESTAVGQAHSDISKDMSEASEKTTTVEVEGSTVNDQQLEEVILPSEEEGDGAGTKSVPEDDGHALLAERIEKSLVEPKEDEKGDDVDDPENQNSALADTDASGGLTKESPDTNGPKQKEKEDAQEAELQEGKVHSESDKAITPQAQEELQKQERESAKSELTES; from the exons ATGG TTGGACAGAGAGACTCTGAAGATGTGAGCGAAAGAGACACCGATAAAGAGATGGCTGCTAAGTCAGCAGTTGTTCACGACGTCACAGATGATGGGCAGGAGGAGACGCCCGAAATAATCGAACAGATTCCTTCTTCAGAAAGCAATTTAGAAGAGCTAACACAACCCACTGAGTCCCAGGCTAATGATATTGGATTTAAGAAGGTGTTTAAGTTTGTTGGCTTTAAATTCACTGTGAAAAAGGATAAGACAGAGAAGCCTGACACTGTCCAGCTACTCACTGTGAAAAAAGATGAAGGGGAAGGAGCAGCCGGGGCTGGCGACCACCAGGACCCCAGCCTTGGGGCTGGAGAAGCAGCATCCAAAGAAAGCGAACCCAAACAATCTACAGAGAAACCCGAAGAGACCCTGAAGCGCGAGCAAAGCCACACGGAAATTTCTCCCCCAGCCGAATCTGGCCAAGCAGTGGAGGAAtgcaaagaggaaggagaagagaaacaagaaaaagagccCAGCAAGTCTGCAGAATCTCCGACTAGTCCCATGACCAGTGAAACGGGATCGACCTTCAAAAAATTCTTCACTCAAGGTTGGGCCGGCTGGCGCAAAAAGACCAGTTTCAGGAAGCCGAAGGAGGATGAAGTGGAAGcctcagagaagaaaaaggaacaagagCCAGAAAAAGTAGACACAGAAGAAGAcggaaaggcagaggttgcctcCGAGAAACTGACCGCCTCCGAGCAAGCCCACCCACAGGAGCCAGCGGAAAGTGCCCACGAGCCCCGGTTATCAGCTGAATATGAGAAAGTCGAGCTGCCCTCAGAGGAGCAAGTCAGTGGCTCGCAGGGACCTTCTGAAGAGAAACCTGCTCCGTTGGCGACAGAAGTGTTTGATGAGAAAATAGAAATCCACCAAGAAGAGGTTGTGGCCGAAGTCCACGTCAGCACCGTGGAGGAGAGAACCAAGGAGCAGAAAACGGAGGTGGAAGAAACAGCAGGGTCTGTGCCAGCTGAAGAGTTGGTTGAAATGGATGCAGAACCTCAGGAAGCCGAACCTGCCAAGGAGCTGGTGAAGCTCAAAGAAACGTGTGTTTCCGGAGAGGACCCTACACAGGGAGCTGACCTCAGTCCTGATGAGAAGGTGCTGTCCAAACCCCCCGAAGGCGTTGTGAGTGAGGTGGAAATGCTGTCATCACAGGAGAGAATGAAGGTGCAGGGAAGTCCACTAAAGAAGCTTTTTACCAGCACCGGCTTAAAAAAGCTttctggaaagaaacagaaagggaaaagaggaggaggagacgaGGAATCAGGGGAGCACACTCAGGTTCCAGCCGATTCTCCGGACAGCCATGAGGAGCAAAAGGGCGAGAGCTCTGCCTCATCCCCTGAGGAGCCCGAGGAGATCACGTGTCTGGAAAAGGGCTTAGCCGAGGTGCAGCAGGATGGGGAAGCTGAAGAAGGCGCTACTTCcgatggagagaaaaaaagagaaggtgtCACTCCCTGGGCATCATTCAAAAAGATGGTGACGCCCAAGAAGCGCGTTAGACGGCCTTCGGAAAGCGATAAAGAAGATGAGCTGGACAAGGTCAAGAGTGCTACCTTGTCTTCCACCGAGAGCGCAGCCTCTGAAatgcaagaagaaatgaaagggaGCGTGGAAGAGCCAAAGCCAGAAGAACCGAAGCGCAAGGTGGATACCTCAGTATCTTGGGAAGCTTTAATTTGTGTGGGATCATCCAAGAAAAGAGCAAGGAAAGGGTCCTCTTCTGATGAGGAAGGGGGACCAAAAGCAATGGGAGGAGACCACCAGAAAGCCGATGAGGCCGGAAAAGACAAAGAGACGGGGACAGACGGGATCCTTGCTGGTTCCCAAGAACATGATCCAGGGCAGGGAAGTTCCTCCCCCGAGCAAGCTGGAAGCCCTACCGAAGGGGAGGGCGTTTCCACCTGGGAGTCATTTAAAAGGTTAGTCacaccaagaaaaaaatcaaagtccaAGCTGGAAGAGAAAAGCGAAGACTCCATAGCTGGGTCTGGTGTAGAACATTCCACTCCAGATGCCGAACCCGGGAAAGAAGAATCTTGGGTCTCAATCAAGAAGTTGATTCCCGGACGAAGGAAGAAAAGGCCAGATGGGAAACAAGAACAAGCCCCTGTTGAAGACGCAGGGCCAACAGGGGCCAACGAAGATGACTCTGATGTCCCGGCCGTGGTCCCTCTGTCTGAGTATGATGCtgtagaaaaggagaaaatggaggCACAGCAAGCCCAAAAAAGCGCAGAGCAGCCCGAGCAGAAGGCAGCCGCTGAGGTGTCCAAGGAGCTCAGCGAGAGTCAGGCTCATATGATGGCAGCGGCTGTCGTTGACGGGATGAGGGCAGCTACCATTATTGAAGAAAGGTCTCCTTCTTGGATATCTGCTTCAGTGACAGAACCTCTTGAACAAGTAGAAGCTGAAGCCGCACCATTAACTGAGGAGGTATTGGAAAGAGAAGTAATTGCAGAAGAAGAACCCCCCACGGTTACCGAACCTCTGCCAGAGAACAGAGAGGTCCGGGGCGACACGGTCGTTAGCGAGGCGGAATTGACCCCCGAAGCTGTGACAGCTGCAGAAACTGCAGGGCCATTGGGTGCCGAAGAAGGAACCGAAGCATCTGCTGCTGAAGAGACCGCAGAAATGGTGTCAGCAGTCTCTCAGTTAACCGACTCCCCAGACACCACAGAGGAGGCCACTCCGGTGCAGGAGGTGGAAGGTGGTGTACCTGACATAGAAGAGCAAGAGAGGCGGACTCAAGAGGTCCTCCAGGCAGTGGCAGAAAAAGTGAAAGAGGAATCCCAGCTGCCTGGCACCAGTGGGCCGGAAGACGCGCTTCAGCCTGTGCAGAGAGCAGAGGCAGAAAGACCAGAAGAGGATGCTGAAGCGCCAGGTCTGAAGAAAGAGACGGATGTAGTGTTGAAAGTAGATGCTCAGGAGGCAAAAACTGAGCATTTTACACAAGGGAAGGTGGTGGGGCAGACCACCCCAGAAAGCTTTGAAAAAGCTCCTCAAGTCACAGAGAGCATAGAGTCCAGTGAGCTTGTAACCACTTGTCAAGCCAAAACCTTAGCTGGGGTAAAATCACAGGAGATGGTGATGGAACAGGCTATCCCCCCTGACTCGGTGGAAACCCCTACAGACAGTGAGACCGATGGAAGCACCCCCATAGCAGACTTTGACACGCCAGGCACAACCCAAAAAGACGAGATTGTGGAAATCCATGAGGAGAATGAGGTCGCATCTGGTACCCAGTCAGGGGGCACAGAAGCAGAGGCAGTTCCTGCACAGAAAGAGAGGCCTCCAGCACCTTCCAGTTTTGTGTTCCAGGAAGAAACTAAAGAACAATCAAAGATGGAAGACACTCTAGAGCATACAGATAAAGAGGTGTCGGTGGAAACTGTATCCATTCTGTCAAAGACTGAGGGGCCTCAAGAGGCTGGCCAGTATGCTGATGAGAAAACCAAAGACGTACCATTTGTCGAAGGACTTGAGGGGTCTATAGACACAGGCATAACAGTCAGTCAGGAAAAGGTCACTGAAGTTGCCCTTAAAGATGAAGGGACAGAAGAAGCTGAATGTAAAAAGGATGATGCTCTTGAACTGCAGAGTCATGCTAAGTCTGCTCCATCCCCCATGGAGAGAGAGATGGTAGTTCAAGTCGAAagggagaaaacagaagcagagccAACCCATGTGAATGAAGAGAAGCTTGAGCACGAAACAGCTGTTACCGTATCTGAAGAGGTCAGTAAGCAGCTCCTCCAGACAGTGAATGTGCCCATCATAGATGGGGCAAAGGAagtcagcagtttggaaggaagCCCTCCTCCCTGCCTAGGTCAAGAGGAGGCAGTGTGCACCAAAATTCAAGTTCAGAGCTCTGAGGCATCGTTCACTCTAACAGCTGCTGCAGAGGAGGAAAAGGTCTTAGGAGAAACTGCCAACATTTTAGAAACAGGTGAAACGTtggagcctgcaggtgcacattTCGTTCTGGAAGAGAAATCctctgaaaaaaatgaagactttGCCGCTCATCCAGGGGAAGATGCTGTGCCCACAGGGCCCGAGTGTCAGGCAAAATCGACACCAGTGATAGTATCTGCTACTACCGAAAAAGGCTTAAGTTCCGACCTGGAAGGAGAGAAAACCACATCACTGAAGTGGAAGTCAGATGAAGTCGATGAGCAGGTTGCTTGCCAGGAGGTCAAAGTGAGTGTAGCAATTGAGGAGGATTTAGAGCCTGAAAATGGGATTTTGGAACTTGAGACCAAAAGCAGTAAACTTGTCCAAAACATCATTCAGACAGCCGTTGACCAGTTTGTACGTACAGAAGAAACAGCCACTGAAATGTTGATGTCTGAGTTACAGACACAAGCTCACGTGATAAAAGCTGACAACCAGGACGCTGGacaggaaacagagaaagaaagagaggaaccTCAGGCCTCTGCACAGGATGAAACACCAATTACTTCAGCCAAAGAGGAGTCAGAGTCAACGGCAGTGGGACAAGCACATTCTGATATTTCCAAAGACATGAGTGAAGCCTCAGAAAAGACCACGACTGTTGAGGTAGAAGGTTCCACTGTAAATGATCAGCAGCTGGAAGAGGTCATCCTCCCATCTGAGGAAGAGGGAGATGGAGCTGGAACAAAGTCTGTGCCAGAAGATGATGGTCATGCCTTGTTAGCAGAAAGAATAGAGAAGTCACTAGTTGAACCGAAAGAAGATGAAAAAGGTGACGATGTTGATGATCCTGAAAACCAGAACTCAGCCCTGGCTGATACTGATGCCTCAGGAGGCTTAACCAAAGAGTCCCCAGATACAAATGgaccaaaacaaaaagagaaggagGATGCCCAGGAAGCAGAATTGCAGGAAGGAAAAGTGCACAGTGAATCAGATAAAGCGATCACACCCCAAGCACAGGAGGAGTTACAGAAACAAGAGAGAGAATCTGCAAAGTCAGAACTTACAGAATCTTAA